In one Corallococcus silvisoli genomic region, the following are encoded:
- a CDS encoding nuclear transport factor 2 family protein, whose product MTPTQDEWKAALSRRFTAFVEAYERGSLEAMSELFWHDDDIVVVGTHSNLHFRGWEQVEHSFRTQFGSLRDIRVTLRSEQLWHGGAPPSTMACLTVPAMDIALVAGGRPVTFEGIRVTCAFERRDAEWRMVQLHWSLPRTEVLVDHKYR is encoded by the coding sequence ATGACGCCGACGCAGGATGAGTGGAAGGCCGCGCTGTCACGCCGCTTCACCGCGTTCGTGGAGGCCTATGAGCGCGGGAGCCTGGAGGCCATGAGCGAGCTGTTCTGGCACGACGACGACATCGTGGTCGTGGGCACCCACTCCAACCTGCACTTCAGGGGTTGGGAGCAGGTGGAGCACTCCTTCCGCACCCAGTTCGGCAGCCTGCGCGACATCCGCGTGACGCTGCGCTCCGAACAGCTCTGGCACGGCGGAGCCCCGCCCTCCACGATGGCGTGCCTCACGGTGCCCGCGATGGACATCGCCCTGGTCGCGGGCGGAAGGCCCGTCACCTTCGAGGGGATTCGCGTGACGTGCGCGTTCGAGCGCCGGGACGCCGAGTGGCGGATGGTCCAACTGCACTGGTCGCTCCCGCGCACGGAGGTGCTGGTCGACCACAAGTACCGGTGA
- a CDS encoding glycerophosphodiester phosphodiesterase family protein: protein MRPESPTRPFASSTQAGAAAWRARVWLLAVLGCACAGPATRARATDPTVRLMDAARAHAISRGSTQAPVCSPDVALLRPGGGVDLERLHAAGHPVVVWTVNDLPTMQALLRRGVDGIISDRPDLLARAVRDFDADADGIPGDLLDADGLINLKRFDAQGHRGARGLRPENTLPAFEAALDFQMTTLELDTVLTADGVPVLSHDPDLSPAKCRHLDGSPLPEPIPIASLTAARLQATFVCDQLLADRPEQTRERARSPEAVAFAAREGLPDPYTLPTLRQVFAFARSQADAEHQARDPLRARNARRVRFNVELKRVSARTDIEPAHGDAVAAVIREAGLVDRVDVQSFDSRALRSVQDRHPDLRTVFLLESGRGPAQEEGGRGSGGGGP from the coding sequence GTGCGCCCCGAGTCCCCGACCCGCCCGTTCGCATCCAGCACGCAAGCCGGGGCCGCCGCCTGGAGGGCCCGCGTGTGGCTGCTGGCGGTCCTTGGCTGCGCGTGCGCGGGGCCCGCCACCCGCGCGCGAGCAACCGACCCCACGGTGCGCCTGATGGACGCCGCGCGAGCGCACGCCATCTCCCGCGGATCCACCCAGGCCCCCGTCTGCTCTCCGGATGTCGCGTTGCTTCGGCCAGGAGGTGGCGTCGACCTGGAGCGGCTTCACGCCGCGGGCCACCCGGTGGTCGTCTGGACCGTGAACGACCTGCCCACGATGCAGGCCCTGCTCCGGCGAGGCGTGGACGGCATCATCAGCGACCGGCCGGACCTCCTCGCGCGAGCGGTGCGTGACTTCGACGCCGACGCGGACGGCATCCCCGGAGACCTGCTGGACGCGGATGGGCTCATCAACCTCAAGCGCTTCGATGCGCAGGGCCACCGGGGCGCGCGGGGCCTGCGTCCGGAGAACACGCTGCCCGCGTTCGAGGCCGCGCTGGACTTCCAGATGACCACCCTGGAGCTGGACACCGTGCTCACCGCCGACGGTGTCCCGGTGCTCTCCCACGACCCGGACCTCTCACCCGCGAAGTGCCGCCACTTGGATGGAAGCCCTCTCCCGGAGCCCATCCCCATCGCGTCCCTCACCGCCGCCCGGCTCCAGGCCACCTTCGTCTGCGACCAGCTCCTCGCGGACCGTCCGGAACAGACGAGGGAGCGCGCCCGCTCGCCGGAAGCCGTCGCGTTCGCGGCCCGCGAGGGCCTCCCGGACCCCTACACCCTCCCCACGTTGCGCCAGGTGTTTGCCTTCGCGCGAAGTCAGGCGGACGCCGAACATCAGGCCCGCGACCCGCTCCGCGCCCGGAATGCCCGGCGCGTCCGCTTCAATGTCGAACTCAAGCGGGTGTCCGCCAGGACAGACATCGAACCGGCCCACGGAGATGCGGTCGCCGCGGTCATTCGCGAGGCCGGGCTCGTCGACCGCGTGGACGTGCAGTCCTTCGACTCGCGGGCCCTGCGCTCGGTCCAGGACAGGCATCCGGACCTGCGGACCGTCTTCCTCCTGGAGTCGGGGCGTGGGCCCGCCCAGGAGGAAGGTGGAAGGGGCTCAGGTGGTGGAGGACCGTGA